A genomic window from Tolypothrix sp. PCC 7910 includes:
- a CDS encoding sugar transferase — MTAQSSLLSGKRGLRQDANASARTFLKRGQQKKTPRLKPKGLSFQGLNGEFAKRLFDIVFSLLVLILFFPVYLILALLIALSSEGPIFYVQERVGKNYKPFNCIKFRTMVSNADEILIQMMETSPQMRQEFESSFKLKQDPRITKIGRFLRITSLDEFPQFWNVLKGDMSVVGPRPLVAEELPKYGCHIDQILTIRPGITGLWQVSGRNDIPYPRRVQIDLHYVKFRNFWLDLWIILKTVDVVILPKNNGAY, encoded by the coding sequence CTTAAAACGTGGTCAACAGAAAAAGACTCCTAGGCTAAAACCCAAAGGTTTGTCTTTTCAAGGTTTAAACGGAGAGTTTGCCAAACGGCTGTTTGATATTGTGTTTTCGTTGTTGGTTTTGATCTTATTTTTCCCTGTCTACTTAATCTTGGCCTTACTGATCGCTTTGAGTTCAGAAGGCCCGATTTTTTATGTCCAAGAAAGGGTGGGTAAAAACTACAAACCTTTTAATTGTATTAAATTCCGCACAATGGTGAGCAATGCCGATGAAATTCTCATACAAATGATGGAGACATCCCCCCAGATGCGGCAAGAATTTGAGAGCAGTTTTAAGCTCAAACAAGACCCCCGCATTACAAAAATTGGGCGGTTTTTGCGAATTACTAGCTTAGATGAATTTCCCCAATTCTGGAATGTCTTAAAAGGGGATATGAGTGTTGTCGGGCCACGACCCTTAGTAGCGGAAGAACTTCCTAAATACGGTTGTCATATCGATCAGATTTTAACTATCCGACCGGGAATCACTGGGTTATGGCAAGTCTCTGGGCGCAATGACATTCCTTATCCAAGACGAGTCCAAATAGACTTACATTATGTGAAATTCAGAAATTTTTGGCTCGACCTCTGGATAATTTTGAAAACAGTTGATGTCGTCATTTTGCCCAAAAATAACGGGGCTTACTGA
- a CDS encoding 5-formyltetrahydrofolate cyclo-ligase: MALSQFPKIQQQIQNVEIPAKTQLRRTLLKKRQSMSMAEWREKSDRICTQLQASVLLTQAKTILAYFSFRQEPDLSLLFAHPQYRWGFPRCVGKSLFWHSWTPQDAVVIGTYGIVEPRPDAPTIDSAEVDLILVPSVACNYQGYRLGYGGGYYDRLLSSPEWQNKPTIGILFDFAYLPQIPIEHWDKPLNAVCTEARFTAA, from the coding sequence GTGGCATTATCCCAATTTCCAAAAATCCAGCAACAGATTCAAAATGTGGAAATTCCAGCTAAAACACAACTACGTCGGACTCTCTTAAAAAAACGTCAATCAATGTCAATGGCGGAATGGAGAGAAAAAAGCGATCGCATCTGTACCCAACTCCAAGCCTCTGTTCTATTGACTCAAGCAAAAACTATACTGGCATATTTCAGTTTTCGCCAAGAACCAGATCTGAGTTTGCTATTTGCTCATCCTCAATACCGTTGGGGATTTCCGCGTTGCGTTGGTAAATCCCTGTTTTGGCATAGTTGGACTCCCCAAGATGCTGTAGTAATTGGCACATATGGTATTGTCGAACCTCGTCCTGATGCACCCACAATAGACTCAGCAGAAGTAGATTTAATACTTGTCCCCAGTGTTGCTTGCAACTATCAAGGATATCGTTTAGGCTATGGCGGCGGATATTACGATCGCCTCCTTAGTTCGCCTGAATGGCAAAACAAGCCAACTATCGGTATTTTATTTGATTTCGCCTATTTACCCCAAATACCTATTGAACATTGGGATAAACCTTTAAATGCTGTATGTACAGAAGCTAGGTTTACCGCAGCATAG
- the gmd gene encoding GDP-mannose 4,6-dehydratase, with translation MTQQKRALITGITGQDGSYLSEFLLEQGYEVHGIIRRTSTFNTDRIDHIYEDPHKEGVRLFLHYGDLTDGTTLRRILEEVKPVEIYNLGAQSHVRVSFDSPEYTVDAVGMGTLRLLEAIRDYQQRTGIEVRFYQAGSSEMYGLVQAVPQSETTPFYPRSPYACAKVYAHWQTVNYRESYSLFACNGILFNHESPRRGETFVTRKITRAVAQIVAGKQKKIYMGNLDAKRDWGYAKDYVKAMWLMLQQEQPDDYVIATGETHSVREFLELAFNYVNLRWEDYVEFDERYLRPAEVELLIGDATKARQKLGWTPSVTFEGLVALMVEADLQALGITSPNGNGSSVPHDIATVRQQLGALHF, from the coding sequence ATGACGCAACAGAAAAGAGCATTGATTACCGGTATTACTGGTCAAGATGGTTCATATCTGAGTGAGTTTTTGCTAGAGCAAGGTTACGAAGTACATGGTATTATTCGCCGGACTTCTACCTTTAACACAGACCGCATCGATCATATTTATGAAGACCCTCACAAAGAAGGAGTGCGGTTGTTTCTTCATTATGGTGATTTAACAGATGGGACGACACTACGCCGAATTTTAGAAGAAGTAAAGCCAGTAGAAATCTATAACCTTGGCGCGCAATCTCATGTCAGAGTCAGCTTTGATTCACCAGAATATACGGTGGATGCAGTAGGGATGGGAACACTACGCTTGTTGGAAGCAATTCGAGATTACCAACAGCGTACTGGAATTGAGGTGCGGTTTTACCAAGCTGGCTCTTCGGAAATGTATGGTTTAGTGCAAGCTGTACCCCAGAGCGAGACAACCCCTTTTTATCCCCGTAGCCCCTATGCTTGTGCTAAAGTATATGCCCACTGGCAAACAGTAAATTACCGTGAATCCTACTCTTTGTTTGCTTGTAATGGCATACTTTTTAACCACGAATCACCTCGGCGGGGTGAAACTTTTGTAACCCGTAAGATTACCAGAGCAGTTGCTCAAATTGTTGCAGGTAAACAGAAAAAAATTTATATGGGTAACCTTGATGCCAAACGGGATTGGGGCTATGCCAAAGATTATGTAAAAGCTATGTGGCTGATGTTGCAACAAGAGCAACCAGATGATTATGTGATTGCTACTGGTGAAACCCACTCAGTACGTGAATTTTTAGAGTTAGCATTTAATTATGTGAATCTCCGCTGGGAAGATTATGTAGAGTTTGATGAGCGCTATCTTCGCCCTGCGGAAGTAGAGTTATTAATTGGTGATGCTACCAAGGCACGGCAAAAGTTAGGTTGGACACCATCGGTTACCTTTGAGGGACTTGTAGCATTAATGGTAGAAGCAGATCTCCAAGCATTAGGTATCACTTCTCCCAATGGCAATGGTTCGTCAGTACCGCATGATATTGCGACTGTTCGTCAACAACTGGGTGCGCTCCACTTTTGA
- a CDS encoding GDP-L-fucose synthase encodes MAALELKNKRILVTGGSGFLGRQVIDQLCKAGADLQKITVPRSRDCDLRVWENNQRVVDQQDIVIHLAAHVGGIGLNREKPAELFYDNLMMGTQLIHAAYQAGVEKFVCVGTICAYPKFTPVPFKEDDLWNGYPEETNAPYGVAKKALLVQLQSYRQQYNFNGVYLLPVNLYGPEDNFDPGSSHVIPALIRKVHEAQIKGQKQLPVWGDGSPTREFLYSEDAARGIVMGTQFYNDSEPVNLGTGHEISIRDLINLICKLMEFDGEIVWETDKPNGQPRRCLDTERAKQAFNFTAQVSFEEGLKNTIAWYRQHAA; translated from the coding sequence ATGGCTGCCTTAGAATTAAAAAATAAACGGATTCTCGTCACTGGTGGGTCGGGTTTCCTAGGTCGTCAGGTGATAGATCAGCTGTGTAAAGCAGGAGCAGATCTTCAAAAAATTACAGTACCGCGATCGCGTGATTGCGACCTGCGGGTCTGGGAAAATAACCAACGTGTAGTTGATCAGCAAGATATTGTTATTCACTTGGCGGCACACGTTGGTGGTATCGGCCTCAACCGCGAAAAACCAGCCGAGTTGTTCTACGACAACTTGATGATGGGAACTCAATTAATTCATGCAGCCTATCAAGCTGGAGTAGAAAAATTCGTCTGTGTTGGCACTATCTGCGCTTATCCCAAATTTACCCCAGTGCCTTTCAAAGAAGATGACCTTTGGAATGGCTATCCTGAAGAAACCAATGCTCCCTACGGAGTCGCCAAGAAAGCACTTTTAGTTCAACTGCAATCTTACCGCCAGCAGTACAACTTTAATGGTGTTTACTTGCTACCTGTAAATTTATACGGGCCGGAAGATAACTTTGACCCCGGAAGTTCTCATGTGATTCCAGCGTTAATTCGCAAAGTTCACGAAGCCCAAATTAAAGGACAAAAGCAGCTTCCTGTTTGGGGAGATGGTAGTCCTACCCGTGAGTTTCTTTATTCTGAAGATGCCGCACGGGGCATTGTTATGGGTACTCAATTCTATAACGACTCAGAACCAGTTAATCTGGGAACAGGTCACGAAATCTCCATCAGGGATTTAATCAATTTAATTTGCAAACTGATGGAGTTTGATGGGGAAATTGTTTGGGAAACAGACAAGCCTAATGGTCAACCTCGTCGTTGTTTAGATACGGAAAGGGCAAAGCAAGCTTTTAATTTTACAGCCCAAGTCAGCTTTGAGGAAGGGCTAAAGAATACCATTGCATGGTATCGCCAACACGCTGCATAA